In Cercospora beticola chromosome 3, complete sequence, the following proteins share a genomic window:
- a CDS encoding uncharacterized protein (BUSCO:EOG09264DY4), protein MAASDQTTTALLTEHFRYTPLTLLDDIINTVNELVFRAVTAIETGLGNESAEELGFRLDSETAASLPNDEAREEALAELKQNEIDNGVVKLESLLNATVDKDFDKFEIYTLRNILAVGHKEDDLANWVRLEHYKGVDMTTVEDVPSPEAVELQRKKLHETAKLNIMLKSEEAKNAAILEQVSGLIGANLKQEGQTGDAPFAFLNATSGESKHLEQDTQAALSQIPALQKLLAGLKDAMQTIQTARKSKHDDEDSAEGRRRRYLESQSRRALERKGIDLESSSTTSLAAGRKMGRDELQGIESVVQALGGAEAAKKGND, encoded by the coding sequence atGGCAGCCAGCGATCAGACAACGACGGCGCTGCTGACCGAACACTTCCGATACACGCCGCTCACGCTACTGGACGACATCATTAACACCGTCAACGAGCTTGTCTTCAGAGCTGTGACCGCGATCGAAACAGGCTTGGGGAACGAGTCCGCTGAAGAGCTCGGATTCCGGCTGGACTCAGAGACGGCAGCTTCATTACCGAACGACGAggcgcgagaagaagcgcttGCAGAACTGAAACAGAATGAGATTGACAATGGTGTTGTAAAGTTGGAGAGCCTGTTGAACGCGACAGTGGATAAGGATTTCGACAAGTTTGAGATTTACACGCTGCGGAATATCCTGGCTGTAGGACACAAAGAGGATGATCTGGCCAACTGGGTGCGCCTGGAGCACTACAAAGGCGTCGATATGACAACTGTAGAAGATGTGCCCAGCCCGGAGGCAGTCGAGCTGCAGAGGAAGAAATTGCATGAGACCGCGAAGCTGAACATCATGCTGAAGAGTGAAGAGGCCAAGAATGCTGCTATCTTGGAACAAGTGAGTGGACTCATTGGCGCCAACTTGAAGCAGGAAGGACAGACAGGCGACGCGCCGTTTGCATTCTTGAACGCGACATCTGGTGAGAGCAAGCACCTCGAACAAGACACGCAAGCTGCTCTCAGTCAAATACCGGCATTACAGAAGCTTCTCGCAGGGCTCAAGGACGCGATGCAAACGATACAGACGGCCAGAAAGAGCAagcacgacgatgaagacagtGCAGAGGGTAGGCGCAGACGATACCTCGAGAGCCAGAGCCGGAGAGCGCTGGAGCGCAAAGGTATCGACCTCGAATCATCAAGCACAACGTCCTTGGCTGCAGGCAGGAAAATGGGTCGCGATGAGTTGCAAGGCATCGAATCCGTCGTGCAGGCGCTTGGTGGTGCtgaagctgcgaagaagggcaaCGACTGA
- the RPL17 gene encoding 60S ribosomal protein uL22 yields MVRYAATEIESAKSARARGSYLRVSFKNTRETAQAINGWKLQRALTYLDNVQNKAEAVPMRRYAGSTGRTAQGKQFGVSKARWPVKSAEFLSSLLKNAEANADTKGLDTSNLIVKHIQVNQAPKQRRRTYRAHGRINPYMSNPCHIELILTEGEEVVQKSPETVERKSLHLNSRQRAQRQRKAITAA; encoded by the exons ATG GTCCGATACGCCGCCACCGAAATCGAGTCCGCGAAGAGCGCCCGCGCCCGCGGCTCTTACCTACGTGTGTCGTTCAAGAACACCCGCGAGACGGCACAGGCCATCAACGGCTGGAAGTTGCAGCGCGCTCTCACATACCTCGACAATGTGCAGAACAAGGCCGAGGCGGTGCCAATGAGGAGATATGCCGGGAGCACTGGCCGTACAGCTCAAG GCAAGCAGTTCGGCGTCAGCAAGGCCCGCTGGCCAGTCAAGTCGGCTGAgttcctctcttctctcttgaAGAACGCAGAGGCCAACGCCGACACCAAGGGTCTGGACACCTCCAACCTGATTGTCAAGCACATCCAGGTCAACCAGGCTCCTAAGCAGCGCCGCCGCACATACCGTGCCCACGGTCGT ATCAACCCATACATGAGCAACCCATGCCACATCGAGCTCATCCTCaccgagggcgaggaggtcgTGCAAAAGTCGCCAGAGACCGTCGAGCGCAAGAGCCTTCACCTCAACTCCCGCCAGCGCGCTCAGCGCCAGCGCAAGGCCATCACCGCCGCATAG
- the NOP1 gene encoding Small subunit processome complex component (BUSCO:EOG092648VW), which produces MAFTPGGRGGRGGAPRGGGRGGFGDRGGRGGSRGGFGGDRGGRGGRGGGRGGGDRGRGGGRGRGAPRGRGGRGGGAPGAKGGQKVIIEPHRHAGVFVARGKEDLLVTKNLTPGEAVYGEKRISIDTPSTTTGDASNGDAVTTKTEYRVWNPFRSKLAAGILGGLEDIHMRPGSKVLYLGAASGTSVSHVADIVGPTGTVFAVEFSHRSGRDLINMATHRTNVIPIVEDARHPLKYRMLVSMVDCIFADVAQPDQARIVGLNAHQFLKVGGGVLISIKASCIDSTASPEAVFAREVVKLREERIKPKEQLTLEPFERDHAMVVGVYQRSG; this is translated from the exons ATGGCTTTCACTCCCGGAGGACGAGGTGGTCGCGGCGGCGCCCCACGCGGTGGCGGACGCGGTGGCTTTGGCGACAGAGGCGGCCGTGGTGGCTCAAGAG GCGGATTCGGCGGTGACCGCGGTGGGCGCGGCGGACGGGGCGGTGGTCGTGGAGGTGGTgaccgaggaagaggaggaggccgAGGCCGTGGTGCTCCTCGTGGGCGTggaggtcgtggtggtggagcgCCTGGCGCAAAG GGTGGTCAAAAGGTCATCATCGAGCCACACAGACACGCGGGTGTCTTCGTCGCTCGCGGCAAGGAAGACTTGCTCGTCACGAAGAACTTGACTCCCGGCGAGGCCGTCTACGGCGAGAAGCGCATTTCCATCGATACTCCTTCGACTACAACCGGCGATGCGTCCAACGGCGACGCTGTCACCACCAAGACCGAGTACCGTGTATGGAACCCCTTCCGATCGAAGTTGGCTGCTGGTATTCTTGGAGGTCTGGAGGACATCCACATGAGGCCTGGCAGCAAGGTTCTTTACCTTGGTGCTGCTTCTGGTACCTCCGTCTCTCACGTTGCTGACATTGTCGGCCCTACTGGTACCGTCTTCGCTGTCGAGTTTTCCCACCGATCAGGCCGTGATCTCATCAACATGGCGACACACCGCACGAACGTCATCCCTATCGTCGAGGACGCCCGTCACCCACTGAAGTACCGCATGCTCGTCAGCATGGTTGACTGCATCTTCGCCGATGTTGCTCAACCCGATCAAGCACGTATCGTCGGCCTTAACGCCCACCAGTTCTTGAaggtgggtggtggtgtgctcatctccatcaaGGCAAGCTGTATCGATTCGACCGCATCGCCAGAAGCCGTATTCGCAAGAGAAGTTGTCAAGCTCAGGGAAGAGCGCATCAAGCCAAAGGAGCAGCTCACGTTGGAGCCTTTCGAGCGAGACCACGCCATGGTCGTCGGTGTGTACCAACGGTCCGGATAA
- the SMD2 gene encoding mRNA splicing protein (BUSCO:EOG09265IT6) codes for MASGASDQKIQELLAKPRAELTYDHQHSHSSRTTKPQNREYEISLLETHEFTSGPLSLLQTAVRQHTQVLISCRNNRKLLGRVKAFDRHCNMVLENVKEMWSETPRTADGKKGRVVNKDRFISKMFLRGDSVILVLLS; via the exons ATGGCCTCCGGAGCATCAGACCAGAAGATCCA AGAACTCCTTGCGAAGCCACGCGCCGAGCTCACGTATGACCATCAACACTCCCACTCTTCGCGCACTACTAAACCACAGAACAGAGAATATGAGATTTCCCTCCTCGAGACACACGAGTTCACCTCCGGCCCGCTTTCGCTGCTGCAAACCGCCGTCCGACAACACACCCAGGTTCTGATCTCGTGTCGCAACAACCGAAAATTGCTCGGACGAGTAAAGGCGTTTGACCGCCATTGCAACATGGTGCTGGAGAATGTGAAGGAGATGTGGAGTGAGACACCGCGCACAGCAGATGGCAAGAAAGGACGTGTGGTCAACAAGGACCGCTTCATCAGCAAGATGTTCCTCCGAGGAGACAGTGTCATCCTGGTTCTTCTCAGTTGA